A region from the Lysobacter antibioticus genome encodes:
- the ettA gene encoding energy-dependent translational throttle protein EttA has product MQYIYTMNGVSKTVPPKRQIIKDISLSFFPGAKIGLLGLNGAGKSTVLKIMAGVDTDFSGEARPATGIKVGYLAQEPQLDPTQTVREAVEVGVGDVLSAQAALDKIYEAYAEEGADFDKLAAEQQRLEAILASGDAHTLEHQLEVAADALRLPPWDAIIGKLSGGEKRRVALCQLLLQKPDMLLLDEPTNHLDAESVEWLEQFLARYTGTVVAVTHDRYFLENAAEWILELDRGRGIPWKGNYTAWLEQKSERLKQEENTEKARQKALAKELEWVRSNAKGGRSKGKARLARFEELNSVEYQRRNETNEIFIPPGERLGNSVIEFKNVSKSFGDRLLIDDLSFIIPPGAIVGIIGPNGAGKSTLFKMITGQETPDTGEIVKGPSTKIAYVDQSRDKLEGNHNVFQEVSGGADILNINGVEIQSRAYIGRFNFKGQDQQKMVGALSGGERGRLHLAKTLLQGGNVLLLDEPSNDLDVETLRALEDALLEFPGCAVVISHDRWFLDRIATHILAFEGDSHVEFFQGNYREYEDDKKRRLGEEGARPHRLRFKALK; this is encoded by the coding sequence ATGCAATACATCTACACCATGAACGGCGTCAGCAAGACCGTGCCGCCGAAGCGTCAGATCATCAAGGACATCTCGCTGTCGTTCTTCCCCGGCGCCAAGATCGGTCTGCTCGGCCTCAACGGCGCGGGCAAGTCGACGGTGCTGAAGATCATGGCCGGCGTCGATACCGATTTCAGCGGCGAAGCGCGCCCGGCCACCGGCATCAAGGTCGGTTACCTGGCCCAGGAACCGCAGCTCGACCCGACCCAGACCGTGCGCGAAGCGGTCGAGGTGGGCGTCGGCGACGTGCTCAGCGCGCAGGCCGCGCTCGACAAGATCTACGAGGCCTACGCCGAAGAAGGCGCCGACTTCGACAAGCTCGCCGCCGAACAGCAGCGCCTGGAAGCGATCCTCGCCTCCGGCGATGCGCACACCCTCGAACACCAGTTGGAAGTCGCCGCCGACGCGCTGCGCCTGCCGCCGTGGGACGCGATCATCGGCAAGCTGTCGGGCGGCGAGAAGCGCCGCGTCGCGCTGTGCCAGCTGCTGCTGCAGAAGCCCGACATGCTGTTGCTCGACGAACCGACCAACCACCTCGACGCCGAATCGGTCGAATGGCTGGAGCAGTTCCTGGCGCGCTACACCGGCACCGTGGTGGCGGTGACCCACGATCGCTATTTCCTCGAAAACGCCGCCGAGTGGATTCTCGAACTCGACCGCGGCCGCGGCATTCCGTGGAAGGGCAACTACACCGCGTGGCTGGAGCAGAAGTCCGAGCGCCTGAAGCAGGAAGAAAACACCGAGAAGGCGCGCCAGAAGGCGCTGGCCAAGGAACTCGAGTGGGTGCGCAGCAACGCCAAGGGCGGCCGCAGCAAGGGCAAGGCCCGTCTGGCCCGCTTCGAGGAACTCAACTCGGTCGAGTACCAGCGCCGCAACGAGACCAACGAGATCTTCATCCCGCCGGGCGAGCGCCTGGGCAATTCGGTGATCGAGTTCAAGAACGTCTCCAAGTCGTTCGGCGACCGCCTGCTCATCGACGACTTGAGCTTCATCATTCCGCCGGGCGCGATCGTCGGCATCATCGGCCCCAACGGCGCCGGCAAGTCGACCCTGTTCAAGATGATCACCGGCCAGGAAACCCCGGACACCGGCGAGATCGTCAAGGGCCCGAGCACCAAGATCGCCTACGTCGACCAGAGCCGCGACAAGCTCGAAGGCAACCACAACGTCTTCCAGGAAGTCTCCGGCGGCGCCGACATCCTCAACATCAACGGTGTCGAGATCCAGTCGCGCGCCTACATCGGCCGCTTCAACTTCAAGGGCCAGGATCAGCAGAAGATGGTCGGCGCACTGTCGGGCGGCGAACGCGGTCGTCTGCACCTGGCCAAGACCCTGCTGCAGGGCGGCAACGTGCTGCTGCTCGACGAACCGTCCAACGACCTCGACGTCGAAACCCTGCGCGCGCTCGAAGACGCGCTGCTGGAGTTCCCGGGCTGCGCGGTGGTCATCTCGCACGACCGTTGGTTCCTCGATCGCATCGCCACCCACATCCTCGCCTTCGAAGGCGATTCGCACGTGGAGTTCTTCCAGGGCAACTACCGCGAATACGAGGACGACAAGAAGCGTCGCCTCGGCGAAGAAGGCGCACGTCCGCACCGCCTGCGCTTCAAGGCGCTGAAGTAA